A section of the Nitrospira sp. genome encodes:
- a CDS encoding HIT family protein encodes MSDNACKACLGTWPRQDHFLADCGLTQAYLHDDQFFPGWTVLVLKRHATELFHLSRDERSGLIEEIAQVAALLAEEWQAVKINYELLGNQLPHIHWHLIPRLQQDPAPLEPAWRVAHEPVRLQAGALASVIERLRKRWPQA; translated from the coding sequence ATGAGCGACAACGCCTGCAAAGCCTGTCTCGGCACCTGGCCTCGACAGGACCATTTCCTCGCTGATTGCGGCCTCACCCAGGCCTATCTGCATGATGACCAGTTCTTCCCAGGCTGGACTGTGTTGGTCTTGAAGCGCCACGCGACGGAACTCTTCCACCTCTCCCGCGACGAACGCAGTGGCCTCATCGAAGAAATCGCCCAGGTCGCTGCCCTGCTGGCCGAAGAATGGCAGGCGGTGAAGATCAACTATGAATTGCTCGGCAACCAGCTGCCTCATATCCATTGGCACCTGATCCCGCGCCTGCAACAAGACCCGGCTCCCCTGGAACCGGCCTGGCGCGTCGCGCATGAACCGGTCCGACTTCAGGCCGGCGCGCTCGCTTCCGTGATCGAACGCCTACGGAAGCGGTGGCCGCAGGCCTGA